The following is a genomic window from Pirellulales bacterium.
CGGAATGACCAACAAGGCCATGAACGAGAGGGTCATGTATGGAGCGCCGAGTTTGGAGCCCAGTCTTTTCGCCAAAGCGTCAATCCGCGAGTATTCGCGGGCCACTTGGTGACCTTCTTCAGGTGACATCAATCCAGCAATTGGCAATGGCAGCACTGCTTCAATGGCTTCGTCGCCCACTTTTCCAACGCAGCTAATGCCGCCTTTGCATGCAATGAGCAAATTCATTGCCCAAGCAATCGATTCATCACCGGCGCCAACCGCCAACAGATTATGCGAGTCATGAGATACCGTCGAAGCAATTGCACCGTGTCGGATCCCAAAATTCTTGATAAATCCAATCGCCGGCCTTCCGCCATTGTATCGATCGACCAGGACAATCTTTAGAACGTCGTCGGCTACATTGGATACAACGTGTCCGTTCTCAATTTTCGGTGCAACTCGCAATTGTCCGGTGACAATTTGCCCGTCAATGGCTTCAATCACTCGTAATCTCGAACCCGATTCTTTCGAAGCCGGCACTCCCAATCGATCGATTGCTATCGGCGCCGCACGGAACTGATTGACAATTGGCGGCACTATCCGTTCCAGCGGTGTGCGGCCGCGTTCAGCAACGACTCGACCATCGATGACGGTTCGGAGAACGTTGAACTGCTCGAGATTGTCGACCTCGATAAAGTCAGCAGCATCACCCGGCCGCAGCAATCCCACATCTAACTTGTAGTGCAACACAGGGTTGACACAGGCCGCACGCAACACAGCAAACATTGGCTGACCGCGCTGAATTGCTCGCACGACCAACTGATTGATGTGCCCCACCACCAAATCGTTTGGGTGTTTATCGTCACTGCAAAACATGCACATTTCCGGATATTGGCCAACCAGTGGATACAATGCTTCAAAATTCTTGGCGGCTGATCCTTCTCGAATTAAACATTTAATGCCCAAGCCAATTTTTTCTTTCCCTTCCTCATACGTAAAGCTTTCGTGATCGGTCGTAATTCCCGCAGCGGCGTATTTCTTTAATCCTTCGCCACGTAATCCCGGTGCATGGCCATCAACCGGCTTGTGACGCTGATGCGCGGCGCGAATTTTGGCCATCACCTCCGAGTCGTCATGCAACACGCCGGGAAAGTTCATCATTTCGGAGAGGTACTTGATCTGTGGATCGTCAAGAATCCGAGCCACTTCTGCCGCATCTAGCACTGCTCCAGAGCGATCAAAGCTGCAGGCGGGCACGCAACTCGATGCCCCAAACTGAAATTTCAATGGCGAGTTTCGTGCGTCTTCGATCATGTAACGAATGCCAGGCGTCCCCAACACGTTGGCAATTTCGTGCGGATCCGAAACCGTGGCTACCGTTCCATGCACCACCGCCAAGCGGCCAAACTCGCTGGGCACCAGCATGGAACTTTCGATATGTACGTGGGCATCCACAAAACCGGGTAATAGAAAACTGCTTCCCGCATTGGCTGTTTCCTCGATCCGTGTGATCCGCCCGTTGGCAATATGCACGGTGCCGGGGAAAATCCGATGTCCCAAAATGTCGACAATTTGGCCAGTGGCAGAAGTAATTCTGGCGGTGGGCAAGTTCGTACTCCTTCAAAAATATAAGCGGGGTTCCCGCAACTTTACAAAAACGCGGCAGGCCGGAAACTTGCAGTTCAAGTTATCGCAGGACCAACGCCACGGCAACTTAACGATCCTGGCGGTAGAGTTTAAATCTTATCCAGCTAGTACTGACACCGGCGCGCCGAGGGTTCCCAGCCGTTTTCCTATCATTACGCTTGGCAACTGAAGATCCCGGCGCGCCGGGAACACTACATTTTTCAACCGACCCACTACCCTCCTGGCGCCCTCCACAATCTCGGCATCGCTGCACAGGGATTAAGCACCTTTTGCCTTGGGAAGCCCCTAATTAGCCCCCATTCCCTGAGTGCATCTTGTTGTGCTAACATATTGAGGAATTGAGCTTTGCTCGTTCTTACGGTAACAGTGTTACTGTTGCGGGAGAAGTGGCATAGGCTTTGCAATGTTGCCTGTGTCCGTTGCAGGGCGCCACCAAGTCATACAAGGCGCGGGGATAAACTTCTCTCATATCCTGAGGCCAAAATCCTGGCCTCTTTTTGTGGCCTGAGCTCATGCGATTCAACAGTTACTCCGCCGACGGCTTCTACGACGAAATGTTCCAAGCCGATGGCACTCCGCACCCTCGGTGCGAAGCCTTGGTACGCCGTATCGAATCGCTTTCCGAGGGCGAACTTCAACGCTGCCAGCGTGATGCCGAACGCACGCTCATGAATTTGGGTATCACCTTCACGGTGTATGGACATCAGGCGGGCACCGAAAAAATTTGGCCGTTTGATGTCGTCCCCCGAGTCGTGGAAGCAGGCGAATGGAACACGATCGAGCGGGGCTTGAAACAGCGCATCACGGCCCTCAATCTGTTTATCAACGATGTTTACAATCGCCGGCAAATCATCAAAGACGGCGTCGTCCCGGAATACTTGCTGCAATCAGGAAAATGTTATTTGCCCCCCTGCGCCGACCTGAATCCGCCACGCGGAATTTGGGCGCATGTCACAGGCACCGATTTGGTGCGCGACGGCGACGGGCAGTTTTATGTGTTGGAAGATAATTTGCGCTGCCCCTCCGGCGTATCCTATGTATTGGAAAATCGCGAGGTGATGAAACGCACTTTCCCGCAAGTCTTCGAAGGTTTGCGCATTCGGTCGGTGGAAGATTATCCGGAACGTTTGCTCCGCACCCTGCAGCACCTGGCTCCGCAACTGCCGGACGACCCCTGCGTCGTGGTCCTCACCCCGGGGATTTTCAACTCCGCTTATTTCGAACATTCGTTTCTCGCCCAGCAAATGGGCGTGGAATTAGTCGAGGGACGCGATTTGGTTGTTCTAGACGATTATGTGTTTATGCGCACCACGCAAGGCATTCAACGCGTGGATGTCATTTACCGCCGCATTGACGATACCTTTCTCGATCCGGAAGCCTTCCGGGCCGACTCGCTGCTCGGCGTGCCGGGGTTGATGCGTGCTTATCGAGCCGGGCACGTCGCCTTGGCTAACGCCCCGGGCACCGGTATTGCCGACGATAAGGCCGTTTACGCCTACGTGCCGCAGATCATTAAATATTATCTGGGCGAAGACATTATCTTGACCAACGTGCCCACCTTTATCTGTGCCG
Proteins encoded in this region:
- the ade gene encoding adenine deaminase, producing the protein MPTARITSATGQIVDILGHRIFPGTVHIANGRITRIEETANAGSSFLLPGFVDAHVHIESSMLVPSEFGRLAVVHGTVATVSDPHEIANVLGTPGIRYMIEDARNSPLKFQFGASSCVPACSFDRSGAVLDAAEVARILDDPQIKYLSEMMNFPGVLHDDSEVMAKIRAAHQRHKPVDGHAPGLRGEGLKKYAAAGITTDHESFTYEEGKEKIGLGIKCLIREGSAAKNFEALYPLVGQYPEMCMFCSDDKHPNDLVVGHINQLVVRAIQRGQPMFAVLRAACVNPVLHYKLDVGLLRPGDAADFIEVDNLEQFNVLRTVIDGRVVAERGRTPLERIVPPIVNQFRAAPIAIDRLGVPASKESGSRLRVIEAIDGQIVTGQLRVAPKIENGHVVSNVADDVLKIVLVDRYNGGRPAIGFIKNFGIRHGAIASTVSHDSHNLLAVGAGDESIAWAMNLLIACKGGISCVGKVGDEAIEAVLPLPIAGLMSPEEGHQVAREYSRIDALAKRLGSKLGAPYMTLSFMALLVIPALKLGPGGLFDVGEFKPVSLWE
- a CDS encoding circularly permuted type 2 ATP-grasp protein, with protein sequence MRFNSYSADGFYDEMFQADGTPHPRCEALVRRIESLSEGELQRCQRDAERTLMNLGITFTVYGHQAGTEKIWPFDVVPRVVEAGEWNTIERGLKQRITALNLFINDVYNRRQIIKDGVVPEYLLQSGKCYLPPCADLNPPRGIWAHVTGTDLVRDGDGQFYVLEDNLRCPSGVSYVLENREVMKRTFPQVFEGLRIRSVEDYPERLLRTLQHLAPQLPDDPCVVVLTPGIFNSAYFEHSFLAQQMGVELVEGRDLVVLDDYVFMRTTQGIQRVDVIYRRIDDTFLDPEAFRADSLLGVPGLMRAYRAGHVALANAPGTGIADDKAVYAYVPQIIKYYLGEDIILTNVPTFICADPKQCDHVLANLDKLVVKPTNESGGYGLMIGPKASLAEREACAQRIKEKPREYIAQPMLALSRVPSLVDDHFEGRHVDLRPYILYGEDIFVLPGGLTRVALQRGSLVVNSSQGGGSKDTWVLQPEMSPLQTQTQRILSTSS